From the genome of Ignavibacteria bacterium:
CGGCGATTGCGATACCTTTGAATGTTGATCCCGGTTCATAGACATCGGAAATGGCTCTGTTTCTTCTTGTATCATCCGAGAATTTCATATAGAGTTCAGGATCATACGATGGATAATTAGCCAGCGCAAGCACTTCCCCCGTATTCGGGTCCATCACTATTCCGGTTGCATTCTCGGCTTTGGCGGCCTTTACCCCCGCTTCAAGCTCCATTTCGAGAGCTCTTTGAATTGCCCGGTCGATGGTTAAGCCTATGTTGTCACCCGGTACCGCATCTTTGTAATTTTCCTCGAGCACCGACATCACGGCACCGGTTCCATCCTTCAACACGAATCGGCTTCCCTCTTTCCCTTTTAACAGGTCGTTGAAGCTTGATTCGATACCATCAGTTCCCTTACCCTCCCGGTTCACAAATCCCGTTATGTGGGATGCCAGTGATTTGTACTCATACACGCGTGTAGGGTCAGGTTCGTAAAATAGTCCGTCCTTTACAACATTTTTAAGCTTTAATGCTTTCTTCGCATCGACCTTCTTTAAAATGCAAAAAGTTTTGTTCGACGAGTCAATCTTCGCTTTCAGTTCAGCGTAATTCAACTCGAGCGAATCTGCGAGTATTTTTGCGATGACCGAATCCTTTTTATATTTCCTCGCAAGCTTCGGATCAACAAAGAACGATATTTCATTTTTGGTATAGACAAGTATGGTACCATTCCTGTCAAAAATCGATCCCCGTTCAGGCAGAAGAGGTTCAATCCCTACCTGCTGTTTGTTTGCAAAATAGGAATAGTCCTCAGCCTTCACCACTTGAATAAAAATCAGTCTGGTGAGCAAAACCCCTAAAAACAGGGTCATTACCCCGATGATGAGAAGGATTCTGTTAGTGCTCATTTAACAGATTAATCCTTTCTTCCAAATCCTCAACCTGCTCCCGTGAAATGGTAATTGGAGCTGTTGTATCATTTGCAACTGTAAGATTGAGTTTGGATTCAGCCAGAGGGACGAGAAATTCTTTTGACACCAGCTTGTCGAGGATTGCCTTGTTGGAATTGATTCCGGAGAGTTCAACTTTGATCTCCGATTTAAGGTCATCAATTTGTTTCGACAATTTGTTGCTTTCGATATTCATACTGATATAAAAATACGCCATCACTGCAATGACAATTGCAAAGGAGAGATATAACGCGATATTTTTTTTGTATGACTTCTTCATGTTCAGATTTTTTCAGCCGCTCTGAGTTTTCCGCTTCTTGCTCTTCTGTTAGCCTCCACTTCGGCAACGGAAGGAGAAACGGGCTTTTTCGTCAAAATCTTAAGAGAGGGTTTTTTATTGCAGATGCAAACCGGAAAATTCGGCGGACATATACAACCCTTTTCTTCCTCTCTAAAAAATTCCTTTACAATCCGGTCCTCAAGAGAATGATAGGTAAGTATCACAATCCTCCCGCCCGGTTTCAGAAGTGTAATCGATTCCTTCAAAAATTCTTTTAAGGAATCAAGCTCCCCGTTCACCTCAATACGAAGAGCTTGAAACACTCTGGACAATCTTTTAAACAAAAACCTTTGAGGTGTAACAGTTTCCAACAGTTTTGCGAGATCGGTTGTGGTCTTGAACGGCTTTATTTGTCGCTGTTTTACGATCAACTTAGCCAGAAATCCACTTTGTATCTCCTCGCCATATTCCCTGAAGATCCTTGCGAGCTCTTCCGGTTCTGCATTGTTTACTATTGCAGAGGCAGGTTTTCCCTCTGACTTGCTCATCCTCAAATCGAGGGGTGCTGTAACTCTGTAGGAAAATCCCTCGTCGCTTTCATCGAGCTGGTAGGAAGAAACACCAAGATCTGCAAAAATCCCGGAAAACGCATCAACCTGTTCCAGCCTGGCAGCTATCCCAATTTTGGTAAAATTAAAATTGTAGAGCCTGACCCGGCTGTCAGTTGAAAACTCTTCCATCGATTTATTGAAGACTGTTTGATCTAGATCTGTTCCAATTATTATAGCATCCGAATCAAGTTTCTCAAGAAACCTTTTCGTATGTCCACCGAAACCAAATGTACCGTCGAAGTACGCTCCGTCTTTGTCTGTTATTAAATATTCTACAGACTCTTTCAGGAGAACAGGACTATGAAACTTGTCCATTTATTTGCATCACATTTTCGGCAATGTTTTCAAAGCTGTCCACAGAAGCCTTTTCATATTGCTCGTAGATCGCAGGATTCCAGAATTCGATTCTGTTCAGTGAACCCAATACCAGCACTTCCTTCTCAATTTTGGAATATTCAAGGAGATGCGGCGGGATAATTACTCTTGACTGACCATCCATAGTCTGCTCTTCAGCGCTGTGAAGAAAGATTCGAATGAATCTCGCATGACTTTTATTGTACTGGTTCAACTTTGAGAGATTATCCTCGATCTTTGCAAATAAATCTTTAGGATACAGATCGATACAATGACCTACCTCATCCAGACCCACACCTTTGGTTAGTACCAGGGTGTTCTCAGCAGCCGGACTGATAAACTTCTTCAGCTTCGAAGGAATACTGATTCGGTTTTTGGAATCTAGAGTATGTAAAAAGTGTCCTTTGAACACTCAGGCGGTCCTTTTGTTTGTTTTTGGTTTGTTTTGTGGGCAGTTTACCCACTTTTCCACACTTCACCCCAAAACTTACTTATTTTTTAGCAAATAGTCAAGCAAATTTTAAATTATTTTAAAATAATTTTACAGACGAAACTTTTAATTGTAGTCAGGATAATGATTTACAGGTTTTATCGAAGAACTTGTGGAGTGGACTGTTCTTATGTGGGGCAAATTCCCATGAAATCACGGGAATTTGGAATTTTGGACTTTGGAGATGAATTTTTACTTCTTTTTGAGCTTTGCCATATAGAAACCATCAAAACCGGAGTCTGCCGGAGAAATTGATTTTGACTCGACCAATTCAAACTCATCTTTGCGTGTAGCGAGAAATTTCTTTATCTGACGCTCATTCTCTGAGGGAAGGATACTACAGGTAACATATACGAGAGTGCCTCCCTTCTTCACCATCGTGGAATGAAGGGAAAGTATCTCCTCCTGAGTTTTTATCAGCTCTTCAATTCTCTCTTTTTTGAGTTTCCATTTGGCATCGGGGTTTCTTTTCAGGACACCAAGCCCCGAGCAGGGTACATCAAGCAGAACAAGATCAGCACTTTCAGAAAGCCTTTTGATTACCTTCGAACTGTCAATCAATCGTGTCTCTATTATCGAAACTCCGTTTCGCTTGGCTCTTTTCTTAAGCTCAAATAATTTTTTATCCTCGATATCGAGCGAGAGTATTTTCCCTTTGTTTTTCATTACTGCTGCCAGATGAAGAGATTTGCCACCTGCTCCGGCACATGAATCGATCACTCTCATACCCGGCTGTACTCCGGTAAAGTATGCCACCATTTGAGATGATGCATCCTGAATCTCGAAAAATCCCTTTTTAAATTCATCAGTAAGAAAAATGTTTTTTCTGTTCTCGAGAATAAGCGCATCAGGGAATGCGGGATTTTCTTTTACAGGTATATCCTGTTCGGCAAGTTTTTCAGTCAGATATCTTTTGTTTGTCCTGAGTGAATTGACCCTGATTATGACTTCCGCCTGTTTGTTCAGGGCAATAAGTTCCTTTTCCCACCGTGCTCCCAGTTCCTGCTCCCCAAGGGCATCTAGCCAGTCGGGCACGGATTCCCTTATTTTTCTGATCTGTTTCCCTTCCTCGAACCGTTGCAGAAGTTTTTCTTTTTTCAACCCTGTACCGTCGAGCATTACCTCATCTATCTGGTGATTCAGGAAAAGATAGGCCGTCACAATTTTTCTGATTTGCTCCTCATTTTCTGTCCCGGTGGATGCTGCATAAGCAAGGAGTCTGAGATGCCTTATTATTTCGTATGACGATTCTGCTATAAATTTCCTGTCTCTGCCTCCCCACTTCGGATTGGTTTTAAGTACATAATAGATAACGGAATCGCTGTATCTGTTCTCCAGAATGGTCATCGTCGTGATCTTGATTACAGCTTCTACAAGGTTTTTATGGATTTTTTTCATCAGGTGGGACTGTCCGGCTCCGGATTGATTCTAAAAAAGAGTGAAAAATAAAGTAAATTTGATATGACTAATTTAACAGATTAACAGCAAGTAACCGAATTATGAAAAAACCCGGAACATTTTTAGGACTTACCCTGACTCTTGGCATTCTGCTTGCCATGTTTCTTGCGAAGATTGTTGTCGATGCTTTAATAACAGGAGTAATTGTCATTGGACTGGCACTACTGATCGGCATCTTTTTGGAATACTTCAAATTTATGAGGAAATGATGGCATACTATCCCCTTTTCCTGCTCTCGGTTTTCCTGTTTTCAATCACGATTTCACAGCAGCCGACAGTTGCAGTCGCACAACCCGGTAAAGTAAAGACAGAGTCTGTTGATACATCGGATCTGTTCCTGAAGTCGGAGCTTGAATCGATGGTAAAACTTAAACTAATCACCAACAAGCAGAAGGAGAAGCTTTCCGAAATCCTGAAAGCTGTGGAAGTGGAGTATCTCGACACAAACAGTGTCAGACAGAAAGGATGGTTGATTACCCACAAAGATGTCGCTCAAACGATATCAAAAATATTCAAACAACTGGCTGACTCGGGCTTTATAATCGAAAGAATCGAGCCAATGAGTAAATATAAATGGTCGGACAGCAGCTCTATGGCAAACAACAATACCTCCTGCTTTAATTACCGGCTTGTATCCGGAACCCGGAGCATCAGCAAACACGCCAATGGACTTGCAATAGATATAAATCCTTTCTGGAACCCCTTTGTCTCCGGGAAACATATCTCTCCGAAAGGTGCCAAGTATGACATTAAGAGACCCGGCACCATCCACAAAAAATCATTTATCTATAAAATCTTTAAGGAAAATGGCTGGACCTGGGGTGGTGAATGGATCCCTTACCAGGATTACCAGCACTTCTTTTATGATAAAATAAGGGTAAAAAGTTTTTAAATTTTTGTTAATGTATTACTTTTATTAAACCGGTTTAACAATTAGTCAAAAAAGATAAATAGATTGCTTTCAAGAAAGTAACACTTGAAATATTTATTTAAAAATTTTATTTAATTTTTAGCTTGACTGAGACGGCCCCACGCAGGTCTCCGGGTTTAAAATTTACGGCTTTATCATCGGGATATTTTTCAGCCAAAATCTTTTTGATCCCTTCAGGTATTTGTTCTTCTGTGCCATGACAAACCACACACTCCTCCGAGAGTAAAATCGGTTTAACCAGGTGCAGGGTTCTTTCATTTCCATTCTTTTCGACTCTGTAAAGTACGGTATCTTTATTGAAGGTGCTCCCTTTCATCATGTTTTCAAATTCCTTTAGCCACATCATCTCACCAGCATCGGGAACATTCTTGTCATTTCTGTTCAGGAAAGCGACTCTCCGGATGTCAATTGATTTCTCCCGTGAATATTTGTTCGTAAATTCCTGTGCCGTATCTGAACAAACAGTCAATGCTGCTTCCGGACCGCCACTTTTCATCTCTTTTACAAGTATACTCTTCAACTCTTTTAAATATCCATTGGCGGCGGATAAAGCCTCTTTTTTTGCCGCCTCGAGGGCTGCATCCTTCTTAGGTTCAACTTTTCTGATGCATCCTGTCAGCAAAAACGCTGTCAGAATTGTCAGCACAATCAAGTTACGCATAATTTCTCCTTTGTTATGGTAATTGGATGTTTAAAAATAAAAGAGGTTGCTTCTATTTTTCATAAAAACAACCTCAAAATAAGTAATTAATCAATTACACGATGAATTTGCCGCGCTTTGTATAATGAGTATGCAACAATTCATGCGACTTGTGACTGCAAGGACCCTCGGGAATGAACCTGGCATAGAACTCTGCCACATGTGTATTCTCGTGAGATTTCCTTATTGGAAGTTCTTCCTCTTCCTGATAGATAGCCTTGGCGCGTGCCTTACGAATCTTTTCATTGGTAGGTACGGGCATTCCACCACCACCAAGACAGCCACCCGGACATGCCATGATTTCGATGAAATGTACATCGTAAAGTTCTCCGGCTTTCAGCATTTCCATCACCTTTTTGGCATTGGCAGTACCGTGTGCAACGAGGAACTTAAGCTCGACGCCTTCGAGGAAAGCCCAGTCGGGCACACAACCTTCAAGCACCACGGATGATTGCTTGATGCCTTCAAAGCCTCTGACGGCTTCTATACGAAGCTTGTCGAACGGTACTTCTCTGCCTGTGATAAGTTCATAAGCGGTACGAAGTGCTGCTTCCATAACACCACCGGTAGCACCGAAGATGAGTCCTGCTCCCGATCCGATTCCGAACGGGTCATCGAATTCTGATTTGGGAAGTGACGGAACCATCATTCCTGCTTCCTTTATCATCTTGGCCATTTCACGGGCTGTAAGTCCATAATCCACATCTTTGTAACCTGATGCATTCATCTCGGGACGGTTGCATTCAAACTTCTTTGCGGAGCATGGCATCAGAGCAACACTGACAACATCTGCAGGATCCACTCCGGCCTGTTCGGCATAAAATGTTTTGATGATGGCACCAAACATCTGTTGAGGCGATTTAGCCGATGAAAGGTGATCGAGATATTCAGGATAGAAATGCTCGATATACTTTACCCAGCCGGGAGAACATGAAGTGAACTGAGGCAGTTTGACATCCGTATCACCATCAACTATTGCTTTTTTAAGTCTGGTAAGGAGCTCTGTCCCCTCTTCCATGATCGTTAAATCGGCTGTAAAGTTGGTGTCAAACACTTTGTCGAATCCAACGCGCTTCAATGCTGTATTCAACTGCTTGGTTACCGAAGTGCCGGGTTCCAACCCGAATTCCTCACCAATGGCAGCACGAGGAGATGGAGCGGTTTGAATAACCACATGTTTCGTAGGATCCTCGATTGCTCTGAATATTTCGTCTGAAGGATCATTTGCATATAATGCTCCGGTAGGACATCTGTTGATGCACTGCCCGCAATTTATACAAACAACATCAGCAAGCGGTTTTTCCATAAAAGTGGAAATGTGAGTGTGTGGACCTCTTCCAATAACATCGAGAGTACCCACCTCCTGTAAATCGATACAGGTTCTTACACAACGGCGGCAGTTAACACATTTGTCCATATCCCTGACAACGGAAAATGACGATCTGTCGACATCAAATTTGCTGACTGTTTCATGTCCAAAAGTAAAGCTGTCCACTCCCATCTCTTTGGCAAGAGTTTGAAGTTCGCAGTTGCCATTCTTTACACACGCGTAACATTCACCCACATGCTCACTGAGCAGCAATTCCATTATGTGTTTTCTTGCTTTTCTGACAGCAATGGTTGATGTCTTAACTTTAAGCGGAGCCGTAATGGGGTATGAACACGATGCCTGTAATGTCCTCATTCCCTCCACATCCACCAGACACAAACGGCAATGACCACCAATTCCGAGATCATCATGATTACACAAGGTCGGGATATGAATGTCAGCCATTTGACAGGCTTCGAGAATGGTCGTCCCAAAAGGAACATTCATCGTTTTACTGTTTATTTGTACAGATACGGTGCCACCAATGGTCTCGGTATTTTCCGGTGCTTTCGGAACAAATGTCTTATGACTCATCGGAGCACGGGATGTCTTTAAGTGTTTCATTGGTAAACTCCTTCTCCTTTGGAATGAAATATCTCGTCTTTGAAGTCTTCCAGAATTGAAAGAAACGGATTGGGGCTGCTTTGTCCCAGACCACATTTTGAAGCAACTCGCATCGTCTGCCCGAGGTCCTTCAGGTTGTTGATATGGGCAAATGTATACTCATTTCTCTCGATCATCTCCACACCTTCCAGCAGTTTCTGGTTCCCGAGTCTGCATGGGGTGCACTGTCCGCACGATTCTTCAACAAAAAATTCCATGAAGTTTTTCAGAACATAAAGCATGTCACGGCTTTCGTTGAATATCATTATCGAACCACCTGTGGCAGCATCTTCATAGGAAAGTTTTCTGTCAAATTTTGATTTTGGAATGCAAACTCCCGATGCTCCGCCTACCTGAACAGCCTTGGTGTTTTTTGCACCGACTTTTTCAAGCAGCTCATTTATGCTGATTCCCCAGTTGAGTTCGTAAACTCCGGGTTTCTCACAGTCGCCTGAAACGGAAAACAGCTTGGAACCGGACGATGCCGAAGTACCCAGCTCAGCATATTTTTCACCACCCTGGAGCACGATATGTGGCACAGCGGCGAGTGTCTCTACATTGTTCACGGTTGTGGGAGCACCGCAAAAGCCTGTATTTACAGGATATGGAGGGCGGTTTCTCGGTTCACCTCTCTGACCTTCGAGGGACTCTATCAAAGCGGTTTCCTCACCGCAAACATATGCTCCTGCTCCCATTACAATTGCGATATCAAAGTTGAAACCTTCTTTTCCAAGAATATTCTCTCCGAGCAGGTTGTTTTCGCGCATTTCAGTCAGGCAATCCTCGAGGAACTGTTTCATGTAGATGTATTCACCTCTAAGATAAATATATCCCTGAACAGCTCCGACAGTATATCCTCCAATTACCATTCCGTCGAGGATAAGGAAGGGGGAATTCATAAGGAGCACGCGGTCTTTGAATGTACCGGGCTCTCCTTCATCTGCGTTGCAAACGATGAATTTATCCTCGCCTTTAGCCGCTGCCACAAGCATCCATTTTGTTGAAGTGGGGAATCCGGCTCCGCCTCTTCCCTTCAGTCTGGAAGTCTTAAGCTCAAACAGGATATCCTCCCGGCTCATTTCAAGGGCTTTTTTTACTGATGATCCGGCGATGTAATCCGAAAAAAGGAGACTGGAAGTATGTATTGTATTTACTATGTCGTTATGCATTTTATCATCCTCCTCACTTGATCTCTCTTAAAATGGCACATGCTTTTTCAGGATCAAGTTTAGTGTAAACCCTGTCATTTACAATCATGGCAGGTCCTTGATCACACATACCGAGACAATTGGTAAATTCGAGTGTGATTTTCTGGTCTTTGCTGGTCTCGCCAAACTTTAATCCGAGCTCTCTCTCGATTGCTTTCTCGATGTTGCATTTGCCAGCCATATCGCAAATAATGGTACGGCACAAGCGAACAATGTTTCTGCCTTTAGGTTTGCAATTGAAAAATGAGTAGAACGAAACCACGCCAAAAACTTCCACGGGATGGATATCCAGCACCCGTGCCACTTCCTGTTGCGCAAAATCGGGGATGTAATTATATCTGTTCTGGATGTAATTGAGGAGTGGCATAAGAGCAGTACGATGGAATTCATACTGCTTTGCGAAATCCTCAATTTCCTGAGTCAAACTGTTTTTCTCTAATTCTAGCATCTCATCACCTCTTATTTCCTGTTTAAGAGTTTGAGAACTTTATCGATTAGCACATCGGCTGAAACAGGTTTTTCAACGAAATCGTCAACAGGAACCATGTCGCTTTTTCCAAACTCAAATCCGAGTGCTTTGGATACAGATGTGTACATCAAAATAGGGGTTTTTACACCTTCCCGGCGGAATTTCTGGGCGAGGAAAAATCCGTCATCAGGCTCCTGCATCATTACATCAAGAATGATGAGGGAAGGAGAATTTTCCTTCACTATTTTAAATCCATCGGTGGGATTGTTTGCGGTTATCACTTCGAAACCGTTGGCCATCAGAACCAGGGTAGTGGCATCTATAATATCCGGGTCGTCATCAATTATTGCTATGAGAGACATATCAGTCCTTTGCATTAATTTGTTGCTTTGTTTTGTTATATATGTTCCGGTCGGAATTTCCGACAAGTCACGGGAGACTTCTCCCGACTGGAACTGTCTGAATCAAAGAATAATAGTTCCGCAGTTATGATCTGTGCCCCGGTGGCACGCCCGACTTTATTGAAATTTATTTATTCACAACCTTTTCAGGAAGGAAAATCCTGAAGGTGCTCCCCTTCTCGTACTCACTCTCCGTCTCGATTTTACCTGAATAGTAATCGATCGTTTTCTTCACGATGGAAAGCCCGAGACCTGTACCATGAATTGATTTTGTAAATTCGTTTTTCGCTCTGAAGAAATCTGAAAAAAGCCTGCTCTTCTCCTCAGGTTTCAGGCCAATACCCGTGTCTCTTATCTCCAAAACAATGTATGCTCCCCTCTTTTGAAGGGAGACGAAGACCTGACCATTTTCCTTGTTATACTTGATCGCATTGCTTGTCAGGTTGGTTATCACTCTCTCAATTTCAAGGCGGTCAGCTTCAATGGCATATGAAGTGTCTCCTTTTGTGTAATTGATCGTCACATTCTTTTTCTTCGCCTCAAACTCCATCATCTGAATGGTATCTGTGAGAAGAGCGTCCAGATCTATTTTGATAATCTCCCTCTTCACCGTGTTCAGCTCAATCCGGGAAATATCAAGAAGATCGTTCACCATCGTCAAAAGACTGCGAAGACGGCTTGTACTCCTGTTCAGGAAGTCCTGTCGTTGCTCGTCAGTGATTTTCATTTTTGGATTGCTTAGAATGTCGAGGAAGCCGATGGTAGCCGCAACGGGAGCTTTGAGCTCATGAGATACCATCGAAACGAATTGCGATTTGAGGTTTTCTATCTGCTTAAACTGAGTGATGTTCTTTGCTACAACTACAATTCCCGCCGTCTTTTTCTTTTCATTGTCGGGAATTGGTGAACAGGAAACTTCGACGAACATTTCCGGTTGAGTTGACAGTTTCAACTGGACCGATTCACTTACATCTTCAAAGACTTCCCGGTTGATCATTCTTGTGGCGATTTCCCGTACTTCCTCCGGTAATACTTCAAGTATCCGTTCTGCCAGAAGTATCTCATCCAGATCGAGTAATCTCAAAGCAGCAGGGTTATAATAAACCATTTCACCGAACTGGTTCATTACCAGTACACCGTCAGCAAGAAGATTAATTATGGTATTAAGCCTGCTTCTCTCGAAAGCAAGCTCTAAAAGGCGGGCTTCACGGTCACGACGCAGTCTTTCAGCTTCAAGTATAAGCCTTCGTTTCTGCATCCCTTTTTCGATGTTGTGTATCAGTTCATCCGGGGTGAAAGGCTTTAATATGTAACCTTCTGCTCCAAGTTTTGTGGCTTCGACTGCAGTTTCATAACTTGCGTAGGCAGTTGCCATGAAACAGATGGTGTTGGGTCTTGCCAGACGAATTTCACGCAATACATCTATTCCGCTGACATCGGGCATTTTAAGGTCGAGGAGAGCGATATCGAAATCGCCCTCCGTCCCTTTTTTAATTCCTTCAACGCCATTCTCTGCAGTGTCCACTTCAAATCCTTCGATTTGAAGTATCCTTTTTACGCCATTACGAAGGTAATCTTCGTCGTCAACCAAGAGTATCCTGGCAGGGCTGTCTGAATCTTCCACCCTGTTATCTCCGGATTAACCTGCTTGTTTTTCGTAAAAATCGGATATCCTGCTTAAGATATCTTCGAGAACGACCGGTTTGTTTAGGATGTCGTCTGCGTTGATCCACTCCTGCTCTTCCTGAGTCATTGAATCGAATTGCATCCCTGTCTGGTTTGCAACTGCCGTTACGATGTAAACAGGCATCTTTTTACCATGTGGATGCCTCTTGATCTTGTGAGCCAGGATAAAACCTGAATCATATTCTTCCATCATCAAATCGATGACCGCACAAGCCGGTTTGAATGTCAGGAACTTTTCGTAACCGTCGTTACTTGTTTCGGCTGTTTCAACAGTAAATCCTTCAGCCTCAAAAAGAAGCCTGTTTTGCTCAAGTATGTCTATATCGTCATCAACCAGTAATATTTTTTTTTCGTAGTCCATTTTATACCTTCATATGTTTAAGTACTGTTTTTTCGGGAGTCGAATATGAAATTCGGTTCCTTTCCCCTCTTCACTCGTAAAGTTGATATCACCTTTGTGCATTTTCATGATACCATAGGCGATCGCCAACCCGAGTCCGGTCCCTTTACCGGCTTCCTTAGTAGTGAAAAAAGGAGTAAACAGTTTGCTGTGATTCTCTTTTTTTATTCCTTCTCCGGTGTCAGCAACAAACAGTTTGATGCTCTCACCCAAATCCTCAAATCTGATATTGATCTTTTTTACAGGAGCATTTCTTAGTGCGTCAGTTGCATTAATCAGGAGATTGGTTAACACCTGCTCTATCTGATCCTTGTCTCCCTGTATTACCATTGCAGCCAAAGGAAGCTCCGCTTTAACTTCAATCCCATCCAGCTTCCCGGTCACCGATAATTTTTTAACAAGATTCTTTATCTCTGCAAATATATCGAAAGTTGAGACATTTAGCTTGCCTTGCCTTGCAAAATTTAGAAGATTGGCAACAATATTTTTACATCTGTTTGCCTCACCCATGATCATTTCGAGGTCCCCGGTAATATCCGCTTCTATTTTATGCTTCTCACAAAGTTTCTTCAACAATCCGGCATAAACCATAATTGTCCCCAGTGGATTGTTGATCTCATGAGCCACCCCGGCAGCCAGTTGTCCGATTGATGCGAGTTTTTCCGCTGAATGAAGTGCGGCTTCGGTCTCATGCAGGTTGTCATATGCATCCCGTATCTCATCAAGGAGGTGTGGCAGACACATCTCTTTTTCGCTGAGTCCTTTGGCAATCGCTATCGCAAAATCCCTGCAGGTATTATACCCGCATGCACCACAATTTAATTCATCCCTCTTCCGGTTTATTCCAAATGTGGAGAGAATTTCATTAATTTTCTCTTCATCAGGTTCGGGTCTTCTCTGACTTGTTTTGACAAAATTCCTGCCGAAGTCGATATCCCTGCTGTTGAAAATATTGCTTTTCCACACCTTTTTATCCACCTGCTTCATATCTTTCTTTATGAACTCGATTACCTTCTCCCGCTTGGAATAGTAGTTCAAATCACTGTCGATTGCAGGTCCCGAAATGCAGCCTTCGCAGAAAAGGATGTCAACGAACCTTGCATTGATATTCTTCGCTGCAATCTCGTCAATAATTTCGATCACTTTTTTTCTCCCCTCCACTACCACGATCTCATCATCAAGTACATCCCCGGGAAGGTCTGTCGATTTCAAAAGCCCTCCTGCAAGAGGAAATGCCTTTCCCAGCGCCGCTCTCGGCGGATCGAATGGTATTGTTTCCAAATCGGAGAAAACTATATTTTCCCTCAAAAACATCTGCTTCAGCTCACTAAAGGTCAGTACGGTATCGATAACATTTTCCACCGGGTCGTCTGTGAATTCATCTTTTTTCGCGACACACGGCCCGATAAAAACAATTTTTGTATTCTCCCCTTTCTCCTTTTTAAGATACCTGCCGAGTGCTATCATGGGCGACACTATTCCCGCAAGGTTTTGAACCAGCTCAGGATAGTATTTTTGAATGTAGTTGAAGACAGCGGGACAGGCTGTACTAATCACCGGCTTTACTTCCGCATTCATTACTGCATCAATATAGTCGCTTCCTACCAGATCGGCACCAAATGCTGTCTCAACGACTGTGTCAAATCCAAGTCGCTTCAGAGCTGCGGGTATTTTTTCGTAATCATTGGGGAAGGATGCCGCGAAGGATGGGGCTACAATGGCAATGCGTTCAGACTGAATATCTGATAGCACTTCACTGTATGTTTCTTCGATGTTGCTGATGATGCATTTGGCGTGCTGAGAGCATACCACCAC
Proteins encoded in this window:
- a CDS encoding NAD(P)H-dependent oxidoreductase subunit E, with amino-acid sequence MLELEKNSLTQEIEDFAKQYEFHRTALMPLLNYIQNRYNYIPDFAQQEVARVLDIHPVEVFGVVSFYSFFNCKPKGRNIVRLCRTIICDMAGKCNIEKAIERELGLKFGETSKDQKITLEFTNCLGMCDQGPAMIVNDRVYTKLDPEKACAILREIK
- a CDS encoding response regulator codes for the protein MSLIAIIDDDPDIIDATTLVLMANGFEVITANNPTDGFKIVKENSPSLIILDVMMQEPDDGFFLAQKFRREGVKTPILMYTSVSKALGFEFGKSDMVPVDDFVEKPVSADVLIDKVLKLLNRK
- a CDS encoding response regulator transcription factor yields the protein MDYEKKILLVDDDIDILEQNRLLFEAEGFTVETAETSNDGYEKFLTFKPACAVIDLMMEEYDSGFILAHKIKRHPHGKKMPVYIVTAVANQTGMQFDSMTQEEQEWINADDILNKPVVLEDILSRISDFYEKQAG
- a CDS encoding response regulator — protein: MEDSDSPARILLVDDEDYLRNGVKRILQIEGFEVDTAENGVEGIKKGTEGDFDIALLDLKMPDVSGIDVLREIRLARPNTICFMATAYASYETAVEATKLGAEGYILKPFTPDELIHNIEKGMQKRRLILEAERLRRDREARLLELAFERSRLNTIINLLADGVLVMNQFGEMVYYNPAALRLLDLDEILLAERILEVLPEEVREIATRMINREVFEDVSESVQLKLSTQPEMFVEVSCSPIPDNEKKKTAGIVVVAKNITQFKQIENLKSQFVSMVSHELKAPVAATIGFLDILSNPKMKITDEQRQDFLNRSTSRLRSLLTMVNDLLDISRIELNTVKREIIKIDLDALLTDTIQMMEFEAKKKNVTINYTKGDTSYAIEADRLEIERVITNLTSNAIKYNKENGQVFVSLQKRGAYIVLEIRDTGIGLKPEEKSRLFSDFFRAKNEFTKSIHGTGLGLSIVKKTIDYYSGKIETESEYEKGSTFRIFLPEKVVNK
- a CDS encoding iron hydrogenase, which encodes MHNDIVNTIHTSSLLFSDYIAGSSVKKALEMSREDILFELKTSRLKGRGGAGFPTSTKWMLVAAAKGEDKFIVCNADEGEPGTFKDRVLLMNSPFLILDGMVIGGYTVGAVQGYIYLRGEYIYMKQFLEDCLTEMRENNLLGENILGKEGFNFDIAIVMGAGAYVCGEETALIESLEGQRGEPRNRPPYPVNTGFCGAPTTVNNVETLAAVPHIVLQGGEKYAELGTSASSGSKLFSVSGDCEKPGVYELNWGISINELLEKVGAKNTKAVQVGGASGVCIPKSKFDRKLSYEDAATGGSIMIFNESRDMLYVLKNFMEFFVEESCGQCTPCRLGNQKLLEGVEMIERNEYTFAHINNLKDLGQTMRVASKCGLGQSSPNPFLSILEDFKDEIFHSKGEGVYQ
- a CDS encoding 4Fe-4S dicluster domain-containing protein, translating into MSGVIFTVPDRCKRCYSCIRECPAKAIRVVNGQALIIQDRCITCGNCVVVCSQHAKCIISNIEETYSEVLSDIQSERIAIVAPSFAASFPNDYEKIPAALKRLGFDTVVETAFGADLVGSDYIDAVMNAEVKPVISTACPAVFNYIQKYYPELVQNLAGIVSPMIALGRYLKKEKGENTKIVFIGPCVAKKDEFTDDPVENVIDTVLTFSELKQMFLRENIVFSDLETIPFDPPRAALGKAFPLAGGLLKSTDLPGDVLDDEIVVVEGRKKVIEIIDEIAAKNINARFVDILFCEGCISGPAIDSDLNYYSKREKVIEFIKKDMKQVDKKVWKSNIFNSRDIDFGRNFVKTSQRRPEPDEEKINEILSTFGINRKRDELNCGACGYNTCRDFAIAIAKGLSEKEMCLPHLLDEIRDAYDNLHETEAALHSAEKLASIGQLAAGVAHEINNPLGTIMVYAGLLKKLCEKHKIEADITGDLEMIMGEANRCKNIVANLLNFARQGKLNVSTFDIFAEIKNLVKKLSVTGKLDGIEVKAELPLAAMVIQGDKDQIEQVLTNLLINATDALRNAPVKKINIRFEDLGESIKLFVADTGEGIKKENHSKLFTPFFTTKEAGKGTGLGLAIAYGIMKMHKGDINFTSEEGKGTEFHIRLPKKQYLNI